DNA sequence from the Patescibacteria group bacterium genome:
GTAGTTGTTATAGAAGGCCCGATTATTTCGGTTATTGGCGGCTTTTTGATCGCCCAGGGTTTAATGAATTTTTATCTAACCTATGCGATTATCATCATCGGCGATTTAGCCGGAGACTGTCTTTATTACTCTCTAGGAAGATGGGGGCGAGATTTTGGCCTAAGGCTTTTGCGATTAACGCCGCGTCGGTTGGAAAAGCTGGAACATCATTTCGACAATCATGGTGGCAAAACAATTCTATTAAGCAAACTTGCTCATGGCATTGGCACTACTTTTTTATTTGCGGCTGGCGCAGCCAAAATGCCTTTTGGAAAATATTTATACTACAATGGAT
Encoded proteins:
- a CDS encoding DedA family protein; its protein translation is MLTLAQIYLSLIKFQYIILFPVVVIEGPIISVIGGFLIAQGLMNFYLTYAIIIIGDLAGDCLYYSLGRWGRDFGLRLLRLTPRRLEKLEHHFDNHGGKTILLSKLAHGIGTTFLFAAGAAKMPFGKYLYYNGLGTIPKSLILIIIGYLFGKSFVRIGTYFDYYALFTIFLGIVLLTVYVMLAKKIQKKEDI